A genomic region of Chromatiales bacterium contains the following coding sequences:
- the alr gene encoding alanine racemase, whose protein sequence is MRRHARAQFDLAALRHNLGRVRAAAPGARVMAAVKADAYGHGMLRVAEALAAGGAGEAADGLAVACVDEALALREAGIRLPVLALQGPRDADELRAAADRGISLCLHQAWQCALLDAVRLPQPLAVWLKIDTGMHRMGVAMEEVAGLYQALSAHANVAGPPGLMTHFARADEPGSPVTDEQIAAFDRATGGLAGPQSLANSAAILSRPDSHRDWVRPGIMLYGGSPFAETPAADLGLRPVMTLTAPLIAIRQARRGDAIGYGGDWTCPEDMPIGCVAIGYGDGYPRHAPSGTPVAVAGRRTALAGRVSMDVVTIDLRGIDARVGDPVELWGPTIPMDEVATHAGTISYELTCSTGPFV, encoded by the coding sequence ATGCGCCGCCACGCCCGCGCGCAGTTCGATCTCGCCGCCCTGCGCCACAACCTCGGTCGCGTGCGCGCCGCCGCCCCCGGCGCGCGGGTGATGGCCGCGGTGAAGGCCGACGCCTACGGTCATGGCATGCTGCGCGTGGCCGAGGCCCTGGCGGCAGGGGGGGCAGGGGAGGCCGCCGACGGCCTGGCCGTGGCCTGCGTGGACGAGGCCCTGGCCCTGCGCGAGGCCGGCATCCGGCTGCCCGTGCTCGCCCTGCAGGGCCCGCGGGACGCGGACGAACTGCGCGCGGCCGCCGACAGGGGCATCAGCCTGTGCCTGCACCAGGCCTGGCAATGCGCCCTGCTGGATGCCGTCCGCCTGCCGCAGCCGTTGGCCGTCTGGCTCAAGATCGATACCGGCATGCACCGCATGGGAGTGGCGATGGAGGAGGTGGCCGGGCTCTACCAGGCGCTCAGTGCCCACGCCAATGTCGCCGGCCCGCCCGGCCTCATGACCCACTTCGCCCGCGCCGACGAGCCGGGCTCCCCCGTCACCGACGAACAGATCGCCGCCTTCGACCGGGCCACCGGCGGCCTGGCCGGCCCGCAAAGCCTCGCCAATTCGGCCGCCATCCTCAGCCGTCCCGACAGCCATCGCGACTGGGTACGCCCGGGCATCATGCTCTACGGCGGCTCGCCCTTCGCCGAGACCCCCGCCGCCGACCTCGGCCTGCGCCCGGTGATGACCCTCACCGCCCCGCTCATCGCCATCCGCCAGGCCCGGCGGGGCGATGCCATCGGCTACGGCGGCGACTGGACCTGCCCCGAAGACATGCCCATCGGCTGCGTCGCCATCGGCTACGGCGATGGCTACCCCCGCCACGCCCCCTCCGGCACCCCCGTCGCCGTGGCCGGCCGGCGCACCGCCCTCGCCGGCCGCGTCTCCATGGACGTGGTCACCATCGACCTGCGCGGCATCGACGCCCGCGTCGGCGACCCCGTCGAACTCTGGGGCCCCACCATCCCCATGGACGAAGTCGCCACCCACGCCGGCACCATCAGCTACGAACTCACCTGCTCGACAGGCCCGTTCGTCTGA
- the dnaB gene encoding replicative DNA helicase has product MIEVASRSNRHQRSVEDLKVPPHSIEAEQAVLGGLMLENSAWDQIADRVGEEDFYRHDHRLIFRAIADLAERSSPFDVVTLSEWFQSRGELETVGGLAYLGTLAKDTPSAANIRAYADIVRERAILRRMIEVGTAIADNGYNADGRDSKELLDDAERRVFEIAERGARAQQGFRSIKSLLKNTVEHIDSLFERDDPITGLPTGYNDFDEMTSGLQAGDLVIVAGRPSMGKTTFAMNIAEYAAIKRKTPVAIFSMEMPGEQLAMRMLSSMGRINQQRLRTGRLEEEDWPRLTSAVSMFTEVPLFIDDSPALSPTEIRARARRLMREHGELGLIVIDYLQLMQAGSRAGENRATEISEISRGLKALAKELSVPVIALSQLNRSLEQRPNKRPVMSDLRESGAIEQDADVIVFIYRDEVYNPESPDKGTAEIIIGKQRNGPIGTVRLTFLGQYTKFENFTPEIYSNEGF; this is encoded by the coding sequence ATGATCGAAGTCGCCAGCAGAAGCAACCGCCATCAGCGTTCCGTCGAGGACCTCAAGGTCCCGCCGCATTCCATCGAGGCCGAGCAGGCCGTGCTCGGCGGCCTCATGCTGGAAAACAGCGCCTGGGACCAGATCGCCGACCGCGTGGGCGAGGAGGACTTCTACCGCCACGACCACCGCCTGATCTTCCGCGCCATCGCCGACCTGGCCGAGCGCAGCAGCCCCTTCGACGTCGTCACCCTCTCCGAGTGGTTCCAGAGCCGCGGCGAGCTGGAGACGGTGGGCGGGCTGGCCTACCTCGGCACCCTGGCCAAGGACACCCCCAGCGCGGCCAACATCCGCGCCTATGCCGACATCGTGCGCGAGCGCGCCATCCTGCGGCGCATGATCGAGGTGGGCACCGCCATCGCGGACAACGGCTACAACGCCGACGGGCGCGACAGCAAGGAGCTGCTGGACGACGCCGAGCGCCGCGTCTTCGAGATCGCCGAGCGCGGGGCCCGTGCCCAGCAGGGCTTTCGCAGCATCAAGTCGCTGCTGAAGAACACCGTCGAGCACATCGACAGCCTGTTCGAGCGCGACGACCCCATCACCGGCCTGCCCACCGGTTACAACGACTTCGACGAGATGACCTCAGGCCTGCAGGCGGGTGACCTGGTCATCGTGGCCGGCCGCCCGTCCATGGGGAAGACCACCTTCGCCATGAACATCGCCGAATACGCGGCCATCAAGCGCAAGACGCCGGTGGCTATCTTCAGCATGGAAATGCCGGGCGAGCAGCTCGCCATGCGCATGCTCTCCTCCATGGGGCGCATCAACCAGCAGCGCCTGCGCACCGGCCGGCTGGAGGAGGAGGACTGGCCGCGGCTCACCAGCGCCGTGTCCATGTTCACCGAGGTGCCGCTGTTCATCGACGACAGCCCCGCCCTGAGCCCCACCGAGATCCGCGCCCGCGCCCGGCGCCTGATGCGCGAGCACGGCGAGCTCGGCCTCATCGTCATCGACTACCTGCAGCTGATGCAGGCCGGCAGCCGCGCCGGCGAGAACCGCGCCACCGAGATATCCGAGATCTCCCGCGGCCTCAAGGCCCTGGCCAAGGAACTCAGCGTGCCGGTGATCGCACTCTCCCAGCTCAACCGCTCGCTGGAGCAGCGCCCCAACAAGCGCCCGGTCATGTCGGACCTGCGCGAATCCGGCGCCATCGAGCAGGATGCGGACGTCATCGTCTTCATCTACCGCGACGAGGTCTACAACCCCGAGAGCCCCGACAAGGGCACGGCCGAGATCATCATCGGCAAGCAGCGTAACGGCCCCATCGGCACCGTGCGCCTCACCTTCCTCGGCCAGTACACCAAGTTCGAGAACTTCACCCCCGAGATCTATTCCAACGAGGGCTTCTGA
- the rplI gene encoding 50S ribosomal protein L9: protein MEVILLEKIENLGGLGDKVKVRAGYARNFLIPQAKAKYATAENVAEFEARRAELEKAAAEALAAAEARKAKIDGLEVTITAAAGGEGKLFGSVGTQDIAEAISAAAGVEVEKREVRMPEGPVRAAGEYEFEVHLHSDVDALVKVIVVGEEQA from the coding sequence ATGGAAGTCATTCTGCTGGAAAAGATCGAAAACCTGGGTGGTCTCGGTGACAAGGTCAAGGTGCGTGCCGGTTATGCGCGCAACTTCCTGATCCCGCAGGCCAAGGCCAAGTATGCCACCGCGGAGAACGTGGCCGAGTTCGAGGCGCGCCGCGCCGAGCTCGAGAAGGCCGCCGCCGAGGCCCTGGCCGCCGCCGAGGCCCGCAAGGCCAAGATCGACGGCCTGGAAGTCACCATCACCGCCGCGGCCGGCGGCGAAGGCAAGCTGTTCGGCTCCGTCGGCACCCAGGACATCGCCGAGGCGATCTCCGCCGCGGCCGGTGTGGAAGTCGAAAAGCGCGAAGTGCGCATGCCCGAAGGCCCGGTCCGCGCGGCCGGCGAGTACGAGTTCGAAGTGCACCTGCACAGCGACGTCGACGCCCTGGTCAAGGTCATCGTCGTCGGCGAAGAACAGGCCTGA
- a CDS encoding DUF2232 domain-containing protein: protein MRGLADFIMAGRIQAVTAAVGFAVLALFLPPVALLSGAAVVLVTLRLGLAAGASVALLSGLALTILGWVMAGVPQLGLLFALGQWLAPLLFAELLRRTVSWRLTLQALLLLTLGLLLLAQLLWPEMTATWREALAEGMAPLLAEGGMPPAQVDEVLDRLAGLMSAVLAVALMLGTAFMLVIGRYWQAALYNPGGFGEEFRALRLGLWPAGLVIGLVLGMLLLDSRLLGQLALVTAAMFLLQGLALAHGLARLYKWHMGWMVALYVLLLLPPFSTYAVAMLTAFGVIDCFADFRARAGAGARGNE, encoded by the coding sequence ATGCGTGGGCTCGCGGATTTCATCATGGCGGGCCGCATCCAGGCCGTGACCGCGGCCGTCGGGTTCGCGGTCCTGGCCCTGTTTCTGCCGCCGGTGGCGCTGCTCAGCGGTGCCGCGGTGGTCCTGGTCACGCTGCGACTCGGCCTGGCGGCCGGCGCCAGCGTGGCGCTGCTGAGCGGCCTGGCCCTCACGATCCTGGGCTGGGTGATGGCCGGTGTGCCGCAGCTCGGCCTGCTGTTCGCGCTGGGGCAGTGGCTCGCGCCGCTGCTCTTCGCCGAGCTGCTGCGCCGCACCGTCTCCTGGCGGCTGACGCTGCAGGCCCTGCTGCTGCTCACCCTGGGGCTGCTGCTCCTGGCGCAGCTGCTGTGGCCGGAGATGACGGCCACCTGGCGTGAGGCGCTGGCAGAGGGCATGGCGCCCCTGCTCGCCGAGGGTGGCATGCCGCCGGCGCAGGTCGACGAGGTGCTGGATCGCCTGGCCGGGCTCATGAGCGCCGTGCTGGCCGTGGCGCTGATGCTGGGCACGGCCTTCATGCTGGTGATCGGCCGCTACTGGCAGGCCGCGCTCTACAACCCGGGCGGCTTTGGCGAGGAGTTTCGCGCGTTGCGGCTCGGGCTCTGGCCGGCGGGCCTGGTCATCGGCCTGGTGCTCGGCATGCTGCTGCTCGACAGCCGGCTGCTGGGTCAGCTGGCGCTGGTGACGGCGGCGATGTTTCTGCTCCAGGGCCTGGCCCTGGCGCACGGCCTGGCCCGGCTGTACAAGTGGCATATGGGCTGGATGGTGGCGCTGTACGTGCTGTTGCTGCTGCCGCCGTTTTCGACCTACGCGGTGGCGATGCTCACCGCGTTCGGGGTCATCGACTGTTTCGCGGACTTTCGCGCCCGGGCGGGCGCCGGGGCGCGGGGCAACGAGTAA
- the rpsR gene encoding 30S ribosomal protein S18: MARYFRRRKYCRFTAEGVEEIDYKDLATLKNYITETGKIVPSRITGTKARYQRQLATAVKRARFLALLPYTDRHEP, encoded by the coding sequence ATGGCTCGTTATTTCCGTCGCAGGAAGTATTGCCGTTTCACGGCCGAAGGCGTCGAAGAGATCGATTACAAGGATCTCGCCACGCTGAAGAACTACATCACCGAAACCGGCAAGATCGTGCCCAGCCGCATCACCGGCACCAAGGCACGCTACCAGCGCCAGCTCGCCACCGCCGTCAAGCGTGCGCGTTTCCTGGCCCTGCTGCCGTACACGGATCGTCACGAACCGTAA
- the priB gene encoding primosomal replication protein N, translating to MTAGVNRLRRDGQLHGQVESRITPAGIPIHRFTLAHESSQVEAGMPREARCQIAVVASGETLAPVAGSLQEGDRVVVEGFVSRSSYRDESYRIVLHAQTIELLR from the coding sequence ATGACCGCGGGGGTCAACCGGTTGCGGCGCGACGGCCAGCTCCATGGCCAGGTCGAGTCCCGGATCACCCCGGCGGGCATTCCCATCCACCGCTTCACGCTGGCCCATGAGTCCAGCCAGGTGGAGGCCGGGATGCCGCGCGAAGCGCGTTGTCAGATCGCCGTCGTCGCCAGCGGCGAGACCCTGGCCCCGGTGGCCGGCTCGCTGCAGGAAGGGGATCGCGTTGTTGTCGAGGGTTTTGTATCCCGCAGCAGTTACCGCGATGAAAGTTACCGGATTGTGCTGCATGCGCAGACAATCGAATTGTTGAGATGA
- the rpsF gene encoding 30S ribosomal protein S6 gives MRHYEIVFLVHPDQSEQVPAMIERYRGIIEAAEGKVHRLEDWGRRQLAYPINKIHKAHYVMMNVECGQEPIEELESAFRFNDAVIRNLVMRMNKAHTEASPLAKGSDDSDERPRSRQDDNEDSDDE, from the coding sequence ATGCGTCACTACGAGATCGTCTTCCTGGTCCATCCGGACCAGAGCGAGCAGGTCCCGGCGATGATCGAGCGCTATCGCGGCATTATCGAGGCCGCCGAGGGCAAGGTGCATCGCCTGGAAGACTGGGGCCGCCGTCAGCTCGCCTACCCCATCAACAAGATCCACAAGGCCCACTACGTCATGATGAACGTGGAATGCGGCCAGGAGCCCATCGAGGAGCTGGAGAGCGCGTTCCGTTTCAACGACGCCGTGATCCGCAACCTGGTGATGCGCATGAACAAGGCGCATACCGAGGCCTCTCCGCTGGCCAAGGGTTCCGACGACAGCGATGAGCGTCCGCGTTCGCGTCAGGACGACAACGAGGACAGCGACGACGAGTAA
- the rlmB gene encoding 23S rRNA (guanosine(2251)-2'-O)-methyltransferase RlmB encodes MSRDSRIFGLHAVTAALRNDPENITRLLVDRGRHDRRLKEVLDLARERGIRVEQADARQLEREAGGDRHQGVVAHYQAPEALGEEALDDILAANPQPLLLVLDGVTDPHNLGACLRTADAAGVAAVIVPRDKAVGLTPTVRKVACGAAESVPFIQVTNLARTLETLKQQGLWVVGAAGEGAAELYDVDLTGGCVLAMGAEGSGLRRLTREHCDHLVRIPMRGQVESLNVSVATGVCLYEALRQRQVANSK; translated from the coding sequence ATGAGTCGAGACAGCCGCATCTTCGGCCTGCACGCCGTCACCGCTGCCCTGCGCAACGACCCCGAGAACATCACCCGGCTGCTGGTCGACCGCGGCCGGCACGACCGGCGCCTCAAGGAGGTGCTGGACCTGGCCCGCGAGCGGGGCATCCGCGTCGAACAGGCCGATGCCCGCCAGCTCGAGCGCGAGGCCGGCGGCGACCGCCACCAGGGCGTGGTTGCCCACTACCAGGCCCCCGAGGCCCTGGGCGAGGAGGCGCTGGACGACATCCTCGCCGCCAACCCGCAGCCGCTGCTGCTGGTGCTCGACGGTGTCACAGACCCGCACAACCTCGGCGCCTGCCTGCGCACCGCCGATGCCGCCGGCGTGGCGGCCGTCATCGTGCCGCGCGACAAGGCCGTGGGCCTCACGCCCACCGTGCGCAAGGTCGCCTGCGGGGCCGCCGAGTCCGTGCCCTTCATCCAGGTCACCAACCTCGCCCGCACCCTCGAAACCCTGAAACAGCAGGGCCTGTGGGTGGTCGGCGCGGCCGGTGAGGGCGCCGCCGAGCTCTACGACGTCGACCTCACCGGCGGCTGCGTCCTGGCCATGGGCGCCGAAGGCAGCGGCCTGCGCCGCCTCACCCGCGAACACTGCGACCACCTCGTCCGCATCCCCATGCGCGGCCAGGTCGAAAGCCTCAACGTCTCCGTCGCCACCGGCGTCTGCCTGTACGAGGCCCTGCGGCAGCGGCAAGTTGCGAATTCCAAGTGA
- the rnr gene encoding ribonuclease R encodes MTKRNSNNLPADPNFEREATKYERPIASRELILEVIEDAGPVDYEGLVELLTIEDEDGREALRRRLRAMERDGQLVRNRRRCYLPAARAQMVAGRVIGHPDGFGFLVPDEGGDDVFLSAREMRSILHGDRVVVRVVGLDRRGRREGALVEVLERSHEEIVGRYFHERGIGFVVPDNKRISQDVLIPAGEQGEAKDGQIVIAAITEQPSRRNQPIGRVIEVLGEHMAPGMEIDVAIRAHDLPHEWPHDVEKEALGFGDEVPESAKQGRTDLRDTPLVTIDGEDARDFDDAVFCEPTADGWRLLVAIADVSHYVLPGSALDTEAFKRGTSVYFPERVIPMLPEVLSNGLCSINPQVDRLCMVCEMQINRDGTIASHRFFDAVMRSHARLIYDEVAQIVVDKDAATRERHAHVVPHLDHLYTLYHALRKARDERGAIDFETTETKIVFGEGRKIERIVPYERNDAHKVIEECMIAANVCAARFLSDHKIPALHRVHEGPNADKLEALREFLGEVGLSLGGGDEPEPGHYTALLEQIRKRPDAHLIQTVLLRSLRQAVYSPDPTGHFGLAHDYYTHFTSPIRRYPDLLVHRAIRHLIKGGRPEQFRYDHQDMVTMGEHCSMTERRADEATRDAVDWLKCEYMLDKVGEEFDGYVTSVTGFGLFVELRDIYVEGLVHVTSLANDYYNFDPIGHRMTGERSGRVYRIGDPIRVQVARVDLDERKIDFMPAAEEMGDGGRAEGEGKKPGRKKTGQKKSGKKADGKRSGKKEGGKQGEDASPDGDRPRAKSKKKRRRKPAGKKADGGNA; translated from the coding sequence ATGACCAAACGAAACAGCAACAATCTCCCCGCCGATCCGAACTTCGAGCGCGAGGCCACCAAGTACGAGCGCCCCATCGCCAGCCGCGAGCTGATCCTCGAGGTCATCGAGGACGCCGGCCCGGTCGACTACGAAGGCCTGGTCGAGCTCCTCACCATCGAGGACGAGGACGGTCGCGAGGCCCTGCGCCGCCGCCTGCGCGCCATGGAGCGCGACGGCCAGCTGGTGCGCAACCGCCGCCGCTGTTACCTGCCTGCCGCCCGTGCGCAGATGGTGGCCGGCCGCGTCATCGGCCATCCGGACGGCTTCGGCTTCCTGGTGCCGGACGAGGGCGGCGACGACGTCTTCCTCTCCGCGCGCGAGATGCGCTCCATCCTGCACGGCGACCGCGTGGTGGTGCGGGTGGTCGGGCTCGATCGCCGCGGCCGCCGCGAAGGCGCGCTGGTCGAGGTGCTGGAACGCAGCCACGAGGAGATCGTCGGGCGCTACTTTCACGAGCGCGGCATCGGCTTCGTCGTGCCGGACAACAAGCGCATCAGTCAGGATGTGCTGATCCCGGCCGGCGAGCAGGGCGAGGCGAAGGACGGCCAGATCGTCATCGCCGCCATCACCGAGCAGCCCTCGCGCCGCAACCAGCCCATCGGGCGCGTCATCGAGGTGCTGGGCGAGCACATGGCCCCCGGCATGGAGATCGACGTGGCAATCCGCGCCCACGACCTGCCGCACGAGTGGCCGCACGACGTGGAAAAGGAGGCGCTGGGCTTCGGCGACGAGGTGCCGGAGTCGGCCAAGCAGGGCCGCACCGACCTGCGCGACACACCGCTGGTCACCATCGACGGCGAGGACGCGCGCGACTTCGACGATGCCGTGTTCTGCGAACCCACCGCCGACGGCTGGCGCCTGCTGGTGGCCATCGCCGACGTCTCCCATTACGTGCTGCCGGGCAGCGCCCTGGATACCGAGGCCTTCAAGCGCGGCACCTCGGTGTACTTCCCCGAGCGCGTGATCCCCATGCTGCCCGAGGTGCTGTCCAACGGGCTGTGCTCCATCAACCCGCAGGTCGATCGCCTGTGCATGGTCTGCGAAATGCAGATCAATCGCGACGGCACCATCGCCTCGCACCGCTTCTTCGATGCGGTGATGCGCTCGCACGCGCGCCTCATCTACGACGAGGTGGCGCAGATCGTGGTCGACAAGGACGCCGCCACGCGCGAGCGCCATGCCCACGTGGTGCCGCACCTCGATCACCTGTACACGCTCTATCATGCCCTGCGCAAGGCGCGTGACGAACGCGGCGCCATCGACTTCGAGACCACCGAGACGAAGATCGTCTTCGGCGAGGGGCGCAAGATCGAGCGCATCGTGCCCTACGAGCGCAACGACGCGCACAAGGTCATCGAGGAGTGCATGATCGCGGCCAACGTCTGCGCCGCCAGGTTCCTCAGCGACCACAAGATCCCCGCCCTGCACCGCGTACACGAGGGCCCCAACGCCGACAAGCTCGAGGCCCTGCGCGAGTTCCTGGGCGAGGTGGGCCTGAGTCTGGGCGGCGGCGACGAGCCGGAGCCCGGCCACTACACGGCGCTGCTGGAGCAGATCCGCAAGCGCCCGGATGCGCACCTCATCCAGACCGTGCTGCTGCGCTCGCTGCGCCAGGCCGTATACAGCCCCGATCCCACCGGACACTTCGGGCTGGCGCACGACTACTACACCCACTTCACCTCGCCCATCCGCCGCTACCCGGACCTGCTGGTGCATCGCGCCATCCGCCACCTCATCAAGGGCGGCCGGCCCGAGCAATTCCGCTACGACCACCAGGACATGGTCACCATGGGCGAACACTGCTCCATGACCGAGCGGCGCGCCGACGAGGCCACCCGTGACGCGGTCGACTGGCTCAAGTGCGAGTACATGCTCGACAAGGTGGGCGAGGAGTTCGACGGCTACGTCACCTCCGTCACCGGCTTTGGTCTGTTCGTCGAGCTCAGGGACATCTACGTCGAGGGCCTGGTGCACGTCACCTCCCTGGCCAACGACTACTACAACTTCGACCCCATCGGCCACCGCATGACCGGCGAGCGCAGCGGCCGTGTCTACCGCATCGGCGACCCGATCCGCGTGCAGGTCGCGCGGGTGGATCTCGACGAGCGCAAGATCGACTTCATGCCGGCCGCCGAGGAGATGGGCGACGGCGGTCGCGCCGAGGGCGAGGGGAAGAAACCGGGCCGGAAGAAGACCGGCCAGAAGAAGTCGGGGAAGAAGGCCGACGGCAAGCGCTCCGGCAAGAAGGAGGGCGGCAAGCAGGGCGAGGACGCCTCGCCCGACGGGGACCGGCCGCGGGCCAAGAGCAAGAAGAAGCGTCGCCGCAAGCCGGCCGGCAAGAAGGCGGACGGCGGTAACGCCTGA
- a CDS encoding adenylosuccinate synthase has product MGKSVVILGTQWGDEGKGKIVDLLTDRASAVVRFQGGHNAGHTLVIGGEKTVLHLIPSGILRDNVECMIGNGVVLSPDALMDEMKMLEDRDVPVRERLRISEACQLILPYHVALDLAREQARGRAAIGTTGRGIGPAYEDKVARRGLRLGDLFHRERFAAKLGEVLDYHNFVLKNYFKTDVIDFQKTLDDALALAEILQPMVSDVTQRLAELRAEGANILYEGAQGSLLDIDHGTYPFVTSSNTTAGGACTGSGVGPLNLDYVLGITKAYTTRVGAGPFPTELFDEMGEHLAKRGHEFGSTTGRARRCGWFDAVALRRSVQINSVSGLCVTKLDVLDGLDTLRICVGYRCDGQESAVPPVGAENFATCEPIYEDLPGWKESTIGITRYEDLPEAARAYLKRIEEVVGTPVDMISTGPDRDQNILLQHPFA; this is encoded by the coding sequence ATGGGCAAGAGCGTCGTCATTCTGGGCACCCAGTGGGGTGATGAGGGCAAGGGCAAGATCGTCGACCTGCTCACCGACCGCGCCTCCGCGGTGGTGCGCTTCCAGGGCGGGCACAATGCCGGCCATACGCTGGTGATCGGCGGCGAGAAGACCGTGCTGCACCTCATCCCCTCCGGCATCCTGCGCGACAACGTCGAGTGCATGATCGGCAACGGCGTGGTGCTGTCGCCGGACGCACTGATGGACGAGATGAAGATGCTGGAGGACCGCGACGTGCCGGTGCGCGAGCGCCTGCGCATCTCCGAGGCCTGCCAGCTCATCCTGCCCTACCACGTGGCGCTGGACCTGGCGCGCGAACAGGCGCGCGGCAGGGCCGCCATCGGCACCACCGGCCGCGGCATCGGCCCGGCCTATGAAGACAAGGTGGCGCGTCGCGGCCTGCGCCTGGGCGACCTGTTCCACCGCGAGCGTTTCGCCGCCAAGCTCGGTGAGGTGCTCGACTACCACAACTTCGTGCTGAAGAACTACTTCAAGACCGACGTCATCGACTTCCAGAAGACCCTGGACGATGCGCTGGCCCTGGCCGAGATCCTGCAGCCGATGGTGAGCGACGTCACCCAGCGCCTGGCGGAGCTGCGCGCCGAGGGCGCGAACATCCTCTACGAGGGCGCGCAGGGCAGCCTGCTCGACATCGATCACGGCACCTATCCCTTCGTGACCTCCTCCAACACCACGGCCGGCGGCGCCTGCACCGGCAGCGGCGTGGGCCCGCTCAATCTCGACTACGTGCTCGGCATCACCAAGGCCTACACCACCCGCGTGGGCGCCGGCCCGTTCCCCACCGAGCTGTTCGACGAGATGGGCGAGCACCTGGCCAAGCGCGGCCACGAATTCGGTTCCACCACCGGCCGCGCGCGCCGCTGCGGCTGGTTCGATGCCGTGGCCCTGCGCCGTTCGGTGCAGATCAACAGCGTTTCCGGCCTGTGCGTGACCAAGCTGGACGTGCTGGACGGCCTCGACACCCTGCGCATCTGCGTGGGCTATCGCTGCGATGGCCAGGAGAGCGCGGTGCCGCCGGTGGGCGCCGAGAACTTCGCCACCTGCGAACCGATCTACGAAGACCTGCCGGGCTGGAAGGAATCCACCATCGGCATCACCCGCTATGAGGATCTGCCGGAGGCCGCCAGGGCCTACCTCAAGCGTATCGAGGAAGTGGTGGGCACGCCGGTGGACATGATCTCCACCGGGCCGGACCGCGACCAGAACATCCTGCTGCAGCATCCCTTTGCCTGA